In one Macaca fascicularis isolate 582-1 chromosome 6, T2T-MFA8v1.1 genomic region, the following are encoded:
- the LHFPL2 gene encoding LHFPL tetraspan subfamily member 2 protein isoform X2, which produces MCHVIVTCRSMLWTLLSIVVAFAELIAFMSADWLVGKARSRGGAEPAGPGGGSPEPYHPTLGIYARCIRNPGMQHFQRDTLCGPYAESFGEIASGFWQATAIFLAVGIFILCMVALVSVFTMCVQSIMKKSIFNVCGLLQGIAACSPLQCNSLRNYEKRESHLQQALDAKRNVYSLSLV; this is translated from the exons ATGTGTCATGTCATTGTCACCTGTCGCTCGATGCTCTGGACCTTGCTGAGTATTGTAGTGGCTTTTGCCGAGCTCATTGCCTTCATGAGCGCAGACTGGCTGGTCGGGAAAGCGAGGAGCCGTGGCGGCGCGGAGCCGGCGGGCCCAGGCGGGGGCTCCCCCGAGCCCTACCACCCCACCCTGGGCATCTACGCCCGCTGCATCCGGAACCCAGGGATGCAGCACTTCCAGCGGGACACGCTGTGCGGGCCCTACGCCGAGAGCTTCGGCGAGATCGCCAGCGGCTTCTGGCAGGCCACAGCTATTTTCCTGGCTGTGGGAATCTTTATTCTCTGCATGGTGGCCTTGGTGTCCGTCTTCACCATGTGTGTACAGAGCATCATGAAGAAAAGCATCTTCAACGTCTGTGGGCTGTTGCAAGGAATTGCAG CATGCTCTCCACTTCAGTGCAACTCCCTGAGGAATTATGAAAAGCGTGAGTCCCACCTTCAGCAAGCACTGGATGCTAAGAGGAAT
- the LHFPL2 gene encoding LHFPL tetraspan subfamily member 2 protein isoform X3, with amino-acid sequence MCHVIVTCRSMLWTLLSIVVAFAELIAFMSADWLVGKARSRGGAEPAGPGGGSPEPYHPTLGIYARCIRNPGMQHFQRDTLCGPYAESFGEIASGFWQATAIFLAVGIFILCMVALVSVFTMCVQSIMKKSIFNVCGLLQGIAVQLPEEL; translated from the exons ATGTGTCATGTCATTGTCACCTGTCGCTCGATGCTCTGGACCTTGCTGAGTATTGTAGTGGCTTTTGCCGAGCTCATTGCCTTCATGAGCGCAGACTGGCTGGTCGGGAAAGCGAGGAGCCGTGGCGGCGCGGAGCCGGCGGGCCCAGGCGGGGGCTCCCCCGAGCCCTACCACCCCACCCTGGGCATCTACGCCCGCTGCATCCGGAACCCAGGGATGCAGCACTTCCAGCGGGACACGCTGTGCGGGCCCTACGCCGAGAGCTTCGGCGAGATCGCCAGCGGCTTCTGGCAGGCCACAGCTATTTTCCTGGCTGTGGGAATCTTTATTCTCTGCATGGTGGCCTTGGTGTCCGTCTTCACCATGTGTGTACAGAGCATCATGAAGAAAAGCATCTTCAACGTCTGTGGGCTGTTGCAAGGAATTGCAG TGCAACTCCCTGAGGAATTATGA